TACTTTCAAATAGACCTACTGCTTTTTGTTTTCTTATTTTATGGGTCTTGTGAGGTTTTCTTTATGTTGGTTGAGTGGTGCTTAGTTTCCAATAGAGGGTTTTATGCTGTCTGGTTTACGATTCTTCTGTCCGCCAAACTTGTTTAAGTTGTAGCTAATCGAAACTAGAAAGGTTTGAGATACGGTATTGAATGTCGTCTCATCAATATAACTTGATGTTACCGTTCTTTTGAAAGGCTTGTATTCATTTAGAATATCAAATGCTAGCAATGTAATAGATAGCGATTGATCTTTTAGTAATTTCTTTGTTACAGAAGCATTCCAGAGTGACGATTTGTTTGAATCTTCAGTACTATTACCGTATTTTTTATCGATATCATAAGTTGATTTAACCTCTATCCCGAGCGGTAAGAAAGCTGTAATATTCCCGTTTAGAGCTACCGTACTATACTGGTTATTTGTTTTTACTATGGAGTTATTATTGGTTAATCTTCGATATTCAGCGTTATTGAAATTGTAACCGACATCAAAGCCAAGTTCCATAAAATTAAGCATTAGGTAGCCTCTTAAAGATTCCCCTATTACGGATTGGTTGTTGAATATTTTTATGTTATTAATAAATCCGGGTGTATGGCTATAGTTGAAATTGGTATATGCTGAAAGTTGGAGCTTGTTGTCGAATAATGATTTTCCTATCGTAGTTTGGTTGTCAATACTGTAAAGACCATTGACATTTACGGCTTGATAGTATGTTTTGCCAAGTTTGTCATCTCGGTAACTTTTGTTCTGGATGGAATTATGCGAGATGTTGAGTGTTGTAAAGTTATTGAGAGATAGGAAGGATGTGTTGCTGAAATAGTTGTAGCCAAGCAAAAAAGAGTGTTGTTCTTCCTGCTTTAGGTTAGAGTTTCCAATTATAATGCTGTTTGGTGTTTCTGGGTTTTGTATTGGATGTATTTGGTTGATAGATGGCTGGCTTGTTGTGCCTCTGTACGAAAAGTTAATGAAAGTAGACTGTTCTTTAAGGTAGGTAATATTAACAAGCGGAGAAATGTTCTGATAATTTGCAGAGGTGTCTATCCAGTTATTTCCTCGCTGGTTTAGGTAATCTATTTTGGAGTAGCTGATGTTTGCTCCAGCATTAATAGATAAGTTTGATTTGGTGAAGTTTACTCTTAATCCAGTTATGTCTGTTAGCCTTTTATTTTTTGTGTTTTTGGAATAGAGGCCATTTTTTATATCGTATTTCGCTGTATTGGCGTTGTAGTCGAACGCATTATTGAGGTTTGAGTTGTATTTGTAGGCTAGCTTATTGTTTATTTCTGCTGTAAAATATTTACCTAGGGGATGTGTATACGAAAGCTTAGTGCTAAAAGAATCGTTCTCACCTTTCAAAATGATGTTTTGGTCACGTGTCTCATTAGTGTTGGTAGCAGTGTAGAAATTTTCCTGCTTTGTATATTTATCGCTAGTATTATCCTCTTGGTTGTAGGTGATGTTGGCCGAAATCGTTTGTCGTTGCTTTCGTAGCATTTTACGGAGGAGCATGTCAACTCCGTATTCTTTTGTATTGCTTGTTGTATTTGTTTTACTTTTCTCAGAGTTTAGTAAATCACCATCAGCCTTAAATTGATGAGCTTGTTTATTGTCCTTTGATACCCCTTCAGATACTTGTAAATTAGGTGAGAAAACGAGAGACGCTGTGCTGTCAAGCTTGTATTCTATTCGGGTTTGAATAGCATGTTTGTTGGTCGAGTTGTCCGAATAGGAAAAAAGATCGCTGTTGTATGTGTCTGAAATTTCAATATTTTCTCGATGGGATGATGTTTGTTGGGAGAGGTTGCTGTAGCCGTAGTTATAGCTGCCATTTACTGATAGCTGATTGTCGATTTCACTATTAAGTGTGAGACCTGCATTTCCTGATGTGGTAATTCCTTGCCTATTTGGGTTAGGAAAAGCTACGCTACCATTTCTTCCACCTCGATTTATATTGTTATACCCTCCCGTTCCAAATACTTGTGTAGAGCCTTTAAAACCTCCGATTTTAGCGCCTAAATCGTAGGTGTCGTTGGTTCCAACTCCAGCTCTTGCATTGCCAAAATAGCCATGCTTCTTGTCTTTTTTAAGGGTTAGGTTTATTATTTTTTCAGTTTCCCCGTCGTTGATTTTTGTGAATTCGGCTTGATCACTTTTTTTATCTACCAGCTGGATTTTATCCACAATATTTGCAGGTAAATTTTGGCTTGCGAGCTTAGGATCATTAATAAAAAAGCGTTTCCCATCTACCATTATTTGTGTTACAGCCTTTCCGTTAATTGAAATGGATCCATCTTTGTCGACTTGAACTCCAGGCAACTTCTTTAAGACATCTTCAACGACATCATTTTCCCGAGGTTTAAATGCGGAGGGATTAAATTCTAGCGTGTCTTTTGCTATTCGGATAGGTTTGTTTTTTCCTTTGACAACAATCTCCTCTAAGTTGATTTCTTTTCCTTTTAATTTTAAAATCCCTATGTTAATTGTCCCTTTTGCGCCATGAACAAAAATTTGTTTTGTATAGGGATTGTAGCCCATGTGAGATGTTTTTAGAATATATTTTCCTTGCGGCACATTTCGTAGCTCGAAATGTCCTGAAATGTCGCTTATGGTCGAAGATAGGATGCTAGAATCTTTTAGGGATAGGAGCGCTATGGCTACAAATTCAGCGGCTTTCTTGCTTGATGTGTCTGCAGTTGTTCCTACAATGATAAATCTATTCTGAGATAGGCATGGCATTGAAAAAGTAATAGCTAATAGCAAGAGAAGATGTTTCATAAAATTGGTTTGGTAGTGCTGAGTTATGTAAAACTAGCATTTTAATTGTATAGGTAACTTTAATCTAAAATATGAACGGCAAATAAGGGCATTAATTGCAGAATGGATTCATAAATCATTTTAAATGTTTTTTAAAGAAAAGGGTGCTGACCAGTTAAGGCAGCACCCTTTTCTTTATTATCGTTAACAGCTAAACTCTAATAAGGATCGATCCGCAGGAGTATCCTCCTCCAAAAACAGTAACTCCAACAAGATCATCTTTTTTTAGCTTATTCAAATTTTGAGAAAGGGCAATTGCCGTGCTTGCACAACCCGTATTTCCCAACTCTTCGATGTTTGCAAATATCGATTCTTGCGGAAAGTTCAGCAGGTGAGCTAGCTGAGATATGATTCTCATATTAGCCTGATGAGGAATGAGGTAGGTGATGTCGCTAAATTGGTATCCTTTAGATTTCATTGCTTCTTCTAAGCTTTCTATCATGTAAGTACACGCATTAACAAATACATCTTTACCAAATGGCATTACAATACCTTCGTGCTTAGGGATAAGATAGACACCTTGAGGTCCTTTCCCTACATGTCCCAGACCTTTTGTTGTAATAACCTCAACTTCCATGTCCGATTCCCGTTGTTCTTCTTTGGAAAGAAAAAGGACAGCGGCTCCATCTCCCCACAGATGGCCGCTTTTTTCATCAGAATCGTTGCTGTAGATGGTATTATTTTCAGACGCAACGACTATTGCCTTGGATGCTTTATTTAGAGCAAAATAGCCTTCTACAATCTCAACGGCGTTTACTAAGGATGAACAAGCGGAAGTTATAGTAACTGCGGCAGCATTTTTAATGTTAAATTCCCGTTGAATGACGTGTGATAGCGTTCCTACTGTATCGTGAGGAGTATATGTTGCTCCTACAATTAGATCGACTTCACCTATGGAGTAAGGGATTTTTGAGATGGCTGCTTTTACGGCTTCTATTCCCATGGAGTTGGAATTTTCGTTAGCAGCAGCTCTACGGCGTTGCTTGATGCCTGTGCGCTGAAAAATCCACTCGTCGCTTAACCCATTAACATTTAAAAAATAGTCATTATTTACCACTTGTGATGGCAAATAATGTGCTACCGCATTAATGTACATACTAAACTCGATAATGGTTTTACCTTAAATTATTGTTGTTGAAGATTCCAAACAAAATAACGCGCAAGATGTTGCGCTGTTTTTCCTGAGACTCTTCACTTGGGTTCATGTCCAAGAAATTGCTTTCGAAAGCCTTTAAGGTAACTAGCAAGTTATGAGCAGTTAAACTCATGTTTTGTACTTGAAAAACATTTCTTCGAATTCCATCATCAAGTACTTCAAGGATAACTTTCACCTCTTCCTTGTCAAATTCGCGACGAATTTGGTCAAAGTGAGCCTTCTCCTTGAAGAAGCAAGATTGTAATGCCGTATGGGTATACACTAATTCGCGTACGATTTGCATCCGCTTTACCATGTATAACCTTAGTTTTTCGTAAGGATCTAGCACCTGAGAAAAGCTTGTACGTAGGTTCGTTGCCATTTTACTGGATTCGACCTTGATTACCTCATTGTAAATCTCATCTTTAGATTTAAAGTAGGTATAAATTGTACGCCTTCCTCTATTGCAGGCTAAGGCAATGTCGTTTATAGTGGTGTTGTAATACCCCATCTCGCCAAAGACGTTTCGGGCCACCTCTATAATAGTCTCTCGTGTCTTACTAAATTTTGCTGTCATGATTCTAACTATTGCACACTTAATTAAAGGTTGTGCAAGATATAAGTTGTTTTTTAATTTCCAAAATAAAGGTTTTAAAAAGTGTGTTACTTTTACATAATAGTAGTAGTTTTTTTGAGTCAAACATCTTTTACTCAAAAAAAGATAGTTCAAATGAAGTCCGCAACTTCTGCTGCATACATGTTATTACTATACAAAATGTAATAAACCATATAAACGTACATAAAATATAAAAAATAGAAACTATTTTATTTTTTATTTTACGCTTAATCTTTATTAATGTATTTAGCCTAATAGTTGCTGGATAATTGTTGTAATGGCATGATGAATTACATTTTCATTCCATTCTTTATGATTCTGGCTCAATTTGTATTTTGTCAGTGCTATGATACCTGGTTATTTAGGAAGTGTAAGTATTGATGTTTATAGAGAAGAAGATGGCATTTAATTTTTTTATGGTGATAATTTTTAAAAACAAAAAAGGCAACCGGTAGGCTGCCTTTTTTGTTTTTTATTTTTTCATGCGTTGTTGTTGCTTTGCCATTTCTTCAAGCTTCTGTTGGAAGCGAGATTTTTTTACTGGCTTTTTACTGTTTTCTTTTAACTTGGCATGTATCGCGTCGTCGTTAACCGTTTGGCGAATAAGGTACGTTTGACCCAGCGTAAATAGGTTCGACAATAGGTAGTAGTAGCTAAGACCTGCTGCGTAGTTATTGAACCAGAAAAGCATCATTACTGGCATCATGTACAACGTCATAAACTTCATACCTGGCATTTGTTGGGTCGTATCTCCCATTTGTGCAGTATTAATCTTTGATGTTAAGTACAACGAAACAGCCATGAGTAGAGTAAATAAGCTTATGTGTCCACCATACAATGGGATGTCGAATGGCAAGTTGATGATCGAATCGAAGGACGATAGGTCATCAGCCCAAAGGAAGCTTTCTTGACGCAGCTCGAAGGAGGCTGGGAAGAAGCGGAACATAGCAATAAGTATTGGAAGCTGTAGTAACATAGGTAAGCATCCACCCATTGGATTTACGCCTGTCTTACGGTACAATGCCATTACTTCCTGCTGCTTTTTTAGCGCATCTTCCTTTTTAGGATACTTCTCATTGATCTTGTCTACTTCTGGTTTTAAAACCCTCATTTTAGCCATAGATAGATATGACTTGTAGGTTAGAGGGAATAGCACCAGCTTAATAAGCACAGTCAATATTAGAATTATAAGACCAAAACTGCCAATGTGAGACTCTAGAACGTCAAAGACTGGGATTACGACCCAACGGTTGATCCAGCGAATAATCCAGCCACCTAGCGGAACTACCTTTTCGAAGCCTTGATCGTACTTCTTTAACTCTTTAAAAAGGTTTGGTCCGAAGTAGAAAGCCATATCTACACTCTTAGTTGTAGGGTTAAATGGTACTCGGATGTCTGCTGTAAAGTTCTTAGTGTAGCCAGAATTCTCAGGGTTGGTGGTTTGGCTAATATCCGCAGATGTGAAGTTGTTCTTAGAAACAAGAATAGAGGAGAAGAACTGTTGCTTAAAGTTTATCCACTGTATTTTTGTGGAAACCTTCTCGCTCGCTTCCTCCTTCATTGGGCTTAACTCCTCAAAATCGCCCTTCTCTCCAGGAAATTTGTAGGCAATTGCGGTGTAGTTGTTCTCGTTTTTAAATCCTTTTTCCTGCTGAGGCGCAGTCATTGCCCATTTTATATCAAAGTCGGTGATACCCTGGGGGAACTTGTTCTGCATGCCAACAAAGTTGACCTTGTAGTCAACCATGTAGCTGCCCTTCTTTAGGGTGTATACAAATTCAAGGTAACTGGCATCTGCTGTATGCAGGCGGAAGGTTACCGATTTGGTTGAGTCTTTCCCTGATAGCTGGTCGCTTTTGGCAACATTTACGGGCTCGAAGAAGAACTTCGATGTAGAAATGTTTTGCCCCATGTAAAAGCTAAGGTCAAACTTGCTTTTTTCAGGTGTAAAGAGAACCAACTTTTCTCCGTTGTGGCGTTTGTATTTCAATGCCTCAACTTGAGCAATTCGTCCTCCTTTGTTGGAGAAAACAACCTTAATTAGATCGTTCTGGATTGTATAAAACTCCTCAGTTCCTTTGAGAGAATTAGCCAATGATGCTCCAACAACCTCAGTCATCGATGCAATTTCTGCGCTATCCTTGCTGGTTGTCGAGTTAAGTTCTGCGGTAGCGGCAGCTGGTTTTGCAGCCTCTTGCGCCTTCTTTACTCTTGCAATGGAGTCCTGCTGATGGGCTTGCACCTTTTGGTACTCTGCAGTTTGTCGGCTATTGAAATAGCTGAATCCTATAAGGATTGCACCTATTAATACCAAGCCGATAATACTTTTTTTATCCATTTAGATTTTGTTCTTTATTTACACATTTCTGCTTTGTGCTTTAGTGCGGCCTTCACAAAGGCTACAAAAAGCGGATGTGGGTTAGCGACAGTACTCTTGTATTCTGGGTGATACTGTACGCCAACAAAGTATGGATGCGACGGAATTTCAACGACCTCCACTAAGTTAGTTTCTGGATTAATTCCTGTAGGACGCATGCCTGCTCCTTCGAACTGTTCGAAGTATTGGTTGTTGAACTCGTAGCGGTGGCGATGACGTTCGGATATTAGCTCCGATTTGTATGCCTTACTTGCTAACGAATCCTTCTTTAAGGTACAAGGATAGGCGCCTAGGCGCATGGTACCCCCCTTATCGGTAATTTCCTTTTGGTCTTCCATTAGGTCAATTACAGGATGAGGTGTTGACACAACCATTTCTGTCGAGTTTGCTTCGGCGAGGTTTAGCACGTTGCGGGCAAATTCGATTACGGCGCATTGCATACCTAAGCAGATTCCAAAGAAGGGAACCTGATTTTGGCGGGCAAACTTAATGGCGGCAATTTTGCCTTCAATGCCTCGATGCCCAAAACCTGGAGCAACAAGCACACCGTGCACATCGCCAAGCAGCTGCGCTACGTTTTCCTCTGTGATTTTTTCGGAGTTAACCCACTTGATGTTTACTTTGGCAGAGTTTGATGCTCCTCCATGAATAAATGCTTCAACGATTGACTTATAGGCGTCGTGTAACTCGGTGTACTTTCCTACCAAAGCAATAGGCACTTCATGCTTTGGGTGTTTGATATCATCAACGAGCTTGGTCCATTGAGAAAGCTCCACCTCGGTGTCTGACGGAAGGTTTAGCTTGCGTAGAACGGTTAGGTCTAACTTCTCCTTCAGCATTACTAGCGGTACTTCGTAGATTGTTGAAACATCGATAGACTCTACGACGGAGTCTTTATCAACGTTGCAGAATAGCGCTACCTTTTTCTTCAATTCCTGAGAAAGAGGTTTCTCGGTGCGGAGTACCAGAATGTCTGGCTGAACGCCTGTTTCTAGAAGCATTTTTACCGAGTGCTGAGTAGGCTTAGTTTTAAGTTCTCCTGCAGCAGCAACGTAAGGAACTAGGGTAAGATGGATAACCAGCGAGTTGGTTGCACCAAGCTCCCAGCGCAGTTGGCGTACGGCCTCTACGTAGGGTAGCGATTCGATATCGCCAACGGTACCCCCAATTTCGGTAATCACCACGTCGTACTTATTTTTTGTTCCCAAAAGTTTAATACGACGCTTAATCTCATCGGTGATGTGAGGAATCACCTGTACGGTTTTTCCCAGGTATTCACCACGGCGCTCCTTTTCGATTACCGACTGATAAATACGCCCTGTAGTTACATTATTTGCTTGAGAGGTGGGATTATTCGTAAAGCGCTCGTAGTGGCCTAAGTCTAGGTCGGTTTCGGCACCATCTTCGGTAACGAAGCACTCCCCGTGCTCGTAGGGGTTCAAAGTTCCTGGATCTACATTGATGTAGGGATCTAACTTTTGGATGGTGACAGAATAACCGCGAGCTTGAAGCAATCTTGCTAGCGATGCCGAGATAATTCCTTTTCCTAAAGAGGATGTTACGCCTCCTGTTACAAAAATGTACTTAGTCTGTGCCATATCGTTTTATTACTATCTATTCGGGTAGTTGAGTGTCAATCACGTTGATCTTATCCTCAATTAGCGCAATCTCCTCTTTTGCTTTGCGGATCTTGTTGTTAACCTCCTTGATCATCGCATCTGCATTTTTTGATTTTGCAAAGAAGCCTATGTTATTTTCCCATACGCTTATGTCTGATTCTAGTTGGCGAATCTTACCGAT
This DNA window, taken from Alistipes sp. ZOR0009, encodes the following:
- a CDS encoding CTP synthase, whose product is MAQTKYIFVTGGVTSSLGKGIISASLARLLQARGYSVTIQKLDPYINVDPGTLNPYEHGECFVTEDGAETDLDLGHYERFTNNPTSQANNVTTGRIYQSVIEKERRGEYLGKTVQVIPHITDEIKRRIKLLGTKNKYDVVITEIGGTVGDIESLPYVEAVRQLRWELGATNSLVIHLTLVPYVAAAGELKTKPTQHSVKMLLETGVQPDILVLRTEKPLSQELKKKVALFCNVDKDSVVESIDVSTIYEVPLVMLKEKLDLTVLRKLNLPSDTEVELSQWTKLVDDIKHPKHEVPIALVGKYTELHDAYKSIVEAFIHGGASNSAKVNIKWVNSEKITEENVAQLLGDVHGVLVAPGFGHRGIEGKIAAIKFARQNQVPFFGICLGMQCAVIEFARNVLNLAEANSTEMVVSTPHPVIDLMEDQKEITDKGGTMRLGAYPCTLKKDSLASKAYKSELISERHRHRYEFNNQYFEQFEGAGMRPTGINPETNLVEVVEIPSHPYFVGVQYHPEYKSTVANPHPLFVAFVKAALKHKAEMCK
- the yidC gene encoding membrane protein insertase YidC — protein: MDKKSIIGLVLIGAILIGFSYFNSRQTAEYQKVQAHQQDSIARVKKAQEAAKPAAATAELNSTTSKDSAEIASMTEVVGASLANSLKGTEEFYTIQNDLIKVVFSNKGGRIAQVEALKYKRHNGEKLVLFTPEKSKFDLSFYMGQNISTSKFFFEPVNVAKSDQLSGKDSTKSVTFRLHTADASYLEFVYTLKKGSYMVDYKVNFVGMQNKFPQGITDFDIKWAMTAPQQEKGFKNENNYTAIAYKFPGEKGDFEELSPMKEEASEKVSTKIQWINFKQQFFSSILVSKNNFTSADISQTTNPENSGYTKNFTADIRVPFNPTTKSVDMAFYFGPNLFKELKKYDQGFEKVVPLGGWIIRWINRWVVIPVFDVLESHIGSFGLIILILTVLIKLVLFPLTYKSYLSMAKMRVLKPEVDKINEKYPKKEDALKKQQEVMALYRKTGVNPMGGCLPMLLQLPILIAMFRFFPASFELRQESFLWADDLSSFDSIINLPFDIPLYGGHISLFTLLMAVSLYLTSKINTAQMGDTTQQMPGMKFMTLYMMPVMMLFWFNNYAAGLSYYYLLSNLFTLGQTYLIRQTVNDDAIHAKLKENSKKPVKKSRFQQKLEEMAKQQQRMKK
- a CDS encoding TetR/AcrR family transcriptional regulator yields the protein MTAKFSKTRETIIEVARNVFGEMGYYNTTINDIALACNRGRRTIYTYFKSKDEIYNEVIKVESSKMATNLRTSFSQVLDPYEKLRLYMVKRMQIVRELVYTHTALQSCFFKEKAHFDQIRREFDKEEVKVILEVLDDGIRRNVFQVQNMSLTAHNLLVTLKAFESNFLDMNPSEESQEKQRNILRVILFGIFNNNNLR
- a CDS encoding TonB-dependent receptor domain-containing protein yields the protein MKHLLLLLAITFSMPCLSQNRFIIVGTTADTSSKKAAEFVAIALLSLKDSSILSSTISDISGHFELRNVPQGKYILKTSHMGYNPYTKQIFVHGAKGTINIGILKLKGKEINLEEIVVKGKNKPIRIAKDTLEFNPSAFKPRENDVVEDVLKKLPGVQVDKDGSISINGKAVTQIMVDGKRFFINDPKLASQNLPANIVDKIQLVDKKSDQAEFTKINDGETEKIINLTLKKDKKHGYFGNARAGVGTNDTYDLGAKIGGFKGSTQVFGTGGYNNINRGGRNGSVAFPNPNRQGITTSGNAGLTLNSEIDNQLSVNGSYNYGYSNLSQQTSSHRENIEISDTYNSDLFSYSDNSTNKHAIQTRIEYKLDSTASLVFSPNLQVSEGVSKDNKQAHQFKADGDLLNSEKSKTNTTSNTKEYGVDMLLRKMLRKQRQTISANITYNQEDNTSDKYTKQENFYTATNTNETRDQNIILKGENDSFSTKLSYTHPLGKYFTAEINNKLAYKYNSNLNNAFDYNANTAKYDIKNGLYSKNTKNKRLTDITGLRVNFTKSNLSINAGANISYSKIDYLNQRGNNWIDTSANYQNISPLVNITYLKEQSTFINFSYRGTTSQPSINQIHPIQNPETPNSIIIGNSNLKQEEQHSFLLGYNYFSNTSFLSLNNFTTLNISHNSIQNKSYRDDKLGKTYYQAVNVNGLYSIDNQTTIGKSLFDNKLQLSAYTNFNYSHTPGFINNIKIFNNQSVIGESLRGYLMLNFMELGFDVGYNFNNAEYRRLTNNNSIVKTNNQYSTVALNGNITAFLPLGIEVKSTYDIDKKYGNSTEDSNKSSLWNASVTKKLLKDQSLSITLLAFDILNEYKPFKRTVTSSYIDETTFNTVSQTFLVSISYNLNKFGGQKNRKPDSIKPSIGN
- a CDS encoding 3-oxoacyl-ACP synthase III family protein; translation: MYINAVAHYLPSQVVNNDYFLNVNGLSDEWIFQRTGIKQRRRAAANENSNSMGIEAVKAAISKIPYSIGEVDLIVGATYTPHDTVGTLSHVIQREFNIKNAAAVTITSACSSLVNAVEIVEGYFALNKASKAIVVASENNTIYSNDSDEKSGHLWGDGAAVLFLSKEEQRESDMEVEVITTKGLGHVGKGPQGVYLIPKHEGIVMPFGKDVFVNACTYMIESLEEAMKSKGYQFSDITYLIPHQANMRIISQLAHLLNFPQESIFANIEELGNTGCASTAIALSQNLNKLKKDDLVGVTVFGGGYSCGSILIRV